A genomic region of Flexivirga oryzae contains the following coding sequences:
- the lysX gene encoding bifunctional lysylphosphatidylglycerol synthetase/lysine--tRNA ligase LysX: protein MGVSGDLVRLPRMLRGSFNPYGGPAARQRSDVPWREQVARWVGRAFMFAAVWSLISVPLHGNIVVDIVDDTLGLLNVPAEPSLFTVCLLFVLAGAVRRRLRFAYWIVVLLMALSVLSSLLLLLGAVFRQDIFQDSRLSGFDRDYHAFVTSVPASAGALLIGIIVLVIVTLSRSAFPARLAPGSRVAAAVVLVTGLAASLGITFAITLAAPDTLHGTGEIARFAVRSAFGFTSDSSTPGLHEHSGHSWVYGLAGIISTVALLLASLVFVRSGRGGQFQTADEELAIRRLLLLHGENDSLGYFATRRDKSVVFSPDGQAAVTYRNEGSVSVASADPVGRPGSWQPAIQAWLEQCRELGLYPAVLSSSEHGTHEYVEAGLKAFALGDEAIIDVESFSLRGRSMRPVRQAVTRVSRAGYTTRVRRHAELSADELHRIADLAELWRGEETERGFSMALNRLGDPADGRCIIITAHDATGEVRGFLSFVPWGVRGASLDLMRRDRHAENGLNEYLVSQLIEAAPEHGIRRISLNFAVFREVFSSADQVGAGPITRFNDAALSFASRFFQLETLYRSNDKYKPTWVPRLLCYDPALTVPRAGIAMGIAEGFVPMIGPRVLTGPRPSDVQPPRPEPWFVDRVREQEAALLLPAPPPVRLSEQQAVRRGKLELLDEAGVDAYPVSVARTDRLGDIRASYDSLPAGEVTEHVVSVAGRVRALRDLGGVCFAVLDDDDQQLQVMVTTADSPAAARSLWRRTVDLGDLVSVTGPVAASRTGELSVLLTGWQMAAKCLRPVPGLHTRLGDDVRARNRSLELIIDSAARTQLVQRSRAIREIRAALTERDFLEVETPVLQPIHGGAAARPFKTHINAYNMELYLRIAPELYLKRLAVGGMQRIFEVGRNFRNEGADATHNPEFTSLEAYAAYWDYTDMRELTRETLLRVATSIHGRPIALRPAGTGDFDEVDLTRPWPVIRVHDAVSKAVGVPVTTATTRAELAQLCKAHDVPVRAEHTAGHLVMELYERLVEKQTTYPTFYCDFPVEVSPLARRHRSDPRLTEQWDLVAFGAEIGTAYSELTDPVDQRQRFTQQSIAAAGGDVEAMQLDEAFLAALEYAMPPTGGLGLGVDRLVMMLTGASIKATLAFPFVRPQG from the coding sequence GTGGGAGTGAGCGGCGACTTGGTGCGTCTGCCGAGAATGCTGCGCGGCTCCTTCAACCCCTACGGCGGCCCGGCCGCACGGCAACGCTCGGACGTGCCATGGCGGGAGCAGGTGGCGCGCTGGGTGGGACGCGCCTTCATGTTCGCCGCCGTCTGGTCGCTGATCAGCGTCCCGCTGCACGGCAACATCGTGGTCGACATCGTCGACGACACCCTCGGCCTGCTGAACGTACCCGCCGAGCCCAGCCTGTTCACCGTCTGCCTGCTGTTCGTCCTGGCCGGTGCGGTCCGGCGCCGGCTGCGCTTCGCCTACTGGATCGTCGTGCTGCTGATGGCGCTGAGCGTGCTGAGCAGCCTGTTGCTGCTGCTCGGCGCCGTGTTCCGCCAGGACATCTTCCAGGACTCACGGCTGAGTGGCTTCGACCGCGACTACCACGCCTTCGTCACGAGCGTCCCGGCATCGGCCGGCGCCCTGCTCATCGGCATCATCGTCCTGGTCATCGTCACGCTGAGCCGATCGGCCTTCCCGGCACGGCTGGCGCCCGGCAGCAGGGTCGCCGCCGCGGTGGTGCTGGTGACCGGTCTGGCGGCCTCGCTGGGCATCACGTTCGCGATCACGCTGGCGGCACCGGACACCCTGCACGGCACGGGCGAGATCGCGCGGTTCGCCGTACGGTCGGCGTTCGGTTTCACCTCCGACTCCTCGACCCCCGGGCTGCACGAGCACAGCGGGCATTCCTGGGTCTACGGCCTGGCGGGCATCATCTCGACCGTCGCCCTCCTGCTCGCGAGCCTGGTCTTCGTGCGCTCCGGCCGCGGGGGCCAGTTCCAGACCGCGGACGAGGAGCTCGCCATACGCCGGCTGTTGCTGCTGCACGGGGAGAACGACTCCCTCGGGTACTTCGCCACGCGACGGGACAAGAGTGTCGTGTTCTCCCCGGACGGGCAGGCTGCCGTCACCTACCGCAACGAGGGCAGTGTCAGCGTTGCGAGCGCCGACCCGGTCGGGCGGCCCGGCTCCTGGCAGCCGGCGATCCAGGCCTGGCTCGAGCAGTGCCGCGAGCTGGGCCTGTACCCCGCGGTGCTGTCCAGCTCCGAGCACGGCACGCACGAATACGTCGAGGCCGGTCTCAAGGCGTTCGCCCTCGGCGACGAGGCGATCATCGACGTCGAGTCGTTCTCGCTGCGCGGCCGGTCGATGCGACCGGTGCGCCAGGCCGTGACCAGGGTGTCCCGGGCCGGGTACACGACCCGGGTGCGACGTCACGCCGAGCTGTCGGCCGACGAGCTGCACCGCATCGCCGACCTCGCCGAACTCTGGCGCGGTGAGGAGACCGAGCGCGGCTTCTCCATGGCGCTGAACCGGCTCGGCGATCCGGCGGACGGACGATGCATCATCATCACGGCGCACGACGCCACGGGAGAGGTGCGGGGCTTCCTGTCCTTCGTGCCGTGGGGCGTGCGGGGCGCCTCCCTGGACCTGATGCGGCGCGACCGCCATGCCGAGAACGGTCTCAACGAATACCTGGTGTCCCAGCTGATCGAGGCGGCACCCGAGCACGGCATACGACGGATCTCGTTGAACTTCGCGGTGTTCCGGGAGGTCTTCAGCAGCGCGGACCAGGTCGGCGCGGGCCCGATCACCCGCTTCAACGACGCGGCGCTGTCGTTCGCGTCCCGCTTCTTCCAGCTGGAGACCCTCTACCGCTCCAACGACAAGTACAAACCGACCTGGGTGCCCCGGCTGCTGTGCTACGACCCGGCTCTCACCGTGCCGCGTGCCGGCATCGCGATGGGCATCGCCGAGGGCTTCGTGCCGATGATCGGCCCGCGGGTCCTGACCGGCCCACGACCCTCCGACGTACAACCGCCGCGCCCGGAGCCGTGGTTCGTCGACCGGGTGCGTGAACAGGAAGCGGCGTTGTTGCTGCCCGCCCCGCCGCCGGTCCGGCTCTCGGAGCAGCAGGCGGTACGCCGCGGCAAGCTGGAGCTCCTCGACGAGGCCGGCGTCGACGCGTACCCGGTGTCGGTCGCCCGGACCGACCGGCTGGGCGACATCCGTGCGTCATACGACTCGCTCCCGGCGGGGGAGGTGACCGAGCACGTCGTGTCGGTCGCCGGACGGGTCAGGGCGCTGCGCGATCTCGGCGGCGTGTGTTTCGCGGTCCTCGACGACGACGATCAGCAGCTGCAGGTCATGGTGACCACTGCGGACTCGCCCGCGGCGGCTCGCTCGCTGTGGCGGCGCACGGTCGACCTGGGTGACCTGGTGAGCGTGACCGGCCCGGTGGCCGCCTCGCGCACGGGTGAACTCTCCGTGCTGCTGACCGGGTGGCAGATGGCCGCGAAGTGCCTGCGCCCGGTGCCCGGGCTGCACACCCGGCTCGGCGACGACGTCCGGGCGCGCAACCGGTCACTGGAGCTGATCATCGACTCCGCGGCCCGAACCCAGTTGGTGCAGCGCTCCCGGGCGATCCGCGAGATCCGGGCTGCACTGACCGAGCGCGACTTCCTCGAAGTCGAGACACCGGTCCTGCAACCCATCCACGGCGGCGCGGCGGCACGGCCGTTCAAGACCCACATCAACGCCTACAACATGGAGCTCTACCTGCGCATCGCGCCCGAGCTCTACCTGAAGCGATTGGCGGTCGGCGGGATGCAACGCATCTTCGAGGTGGGCCGCAACTTCCGCAACGAAGGCGCGGACGCGACCCACAACCCGGAGTTCACCTCGCTGGAGGCGTATGCCGCCTACTGGGACTACACCGACATGCGCGAGCTCACCCGGGAGACACTGCTCCGGGTGGCGACCAGCATCCACGGCCGCCCGATCGCCCTGCGCCCGGCCGGAACCGGCGACTTCGACGAGGTCGACCTGACCCGCCCGTGGCCGGTCATCCGGGTGCACGACGCGGTGTCCAAGGCCGTCGGCGTTCCGGTGACCACCGCAACAACACGGGCCGAACTCGCGCAGTTGTGCAAGGCCCACGACGTCCCGGTCCGGGCTGAGCACACCGCCGGCCACCTGGTCATGGAGCTGTACGAACGGCTGGTCGAGAAACAGACGACCTACCCGACGTTCTACTGCGACTTCCCGGTGGAGGTCTCACCGCTGGCCCGCCGGCACCGCAGCGACCCGCGCCTCACCGAACAGTGGGACCTGGTCGCCTTCGGCGCCGAGATCGGCACCGCCTACAGCGAACTCACCGACCCGGTCGATCAGCGGCAGCGCTTCACCCAGCAGTCGATCGCGGCCGCCGGCGGCGACGTCGAAGCCATGCAGCTGGACGAGGCGTTCCTCGCCGCACTCGAATACGCCATGCCGCCCACCGGCGGCCTGGGCCTGGGCGTGGACCGGTTGGTCATGATGCTCACCGGCGCGAGCATCAAGGCGACACTCGCCTTCCCGTTCGTGCGGCCACAGGGGTGA
- a CDS encoding SGNH/GDSL hydrolase family protein yields the protein MARKAATYVAGSAGIGAAGFLGGWGVLKGEAAIARRVVGQPFDGAPDDNGVYGAAPGDPIRLLVLGDSTAKGMGADNATQTVGAIVSTAAAALAGRPVQLTNVAVVGATSPDLDGQLDQALHQVPHPDVALIMIGANDVTSRLSQTDAVAHLAECVRRLRDAGSEVVVGTCPDLGVIKPVPQPLRQLARRWSRHLAAAQTVAVVELGGRTVSLGDLLGHEFSDSPSVMFSKDRFHPSAAGYARAASALLPSVLDALGQASPDTGRKPNRLRGEAVRPVSSAARRAAKDPGTEVSGTQVKGVARNVRGPWAVLLRRHRQPLPEENDATGSDAEPDVEDAAPSTPEEPVAEPVHHDSGTDTTAAH from the coding sequence ATGGCACGCAAGGCGGCCACCTATGTCGCGGGCAGCGCCGGCATCGGCGCCGCCGGATTCCTCGGCGGCTGGGGCGTGTTGAAGGGTGAGGCGGCCATCGCGCGACGGGTCGTCGGCCAGCCCTTCGACGGTGCCCCGGACGACAACGGCGTGTATGGCGCCGCACCCGGCGACCCGATCCGCCTGCTCGTACTCGGCGACTCCACCGCCAAGGGGATGGGCGCCGACAACGCGACCCAGACGGTGGGTGCGATCGTGTCGACCGCCGCGGCCGCGCTCGCCGGCCGGCCGGTCCAGCTGACCAACGTCGCCGTGGTCGGCGCGACCTCGCCCGACCTGGACGGCCAACTGGACCAGGCGCTGCACCAAGTACCCCACCCGGACGTCGCGCTCATCATGATCGGCGCCAACGACGTGACCAGCCGCCTGTCGCAGACCGACGCGGTGGCGCATCTGGCGGAGTGCGTGCGCCGACTGCGCGACGCCGGCAGCGAGGTGGTCGTGGGAACCTGCCCCGACCTGGGCGTGATCAAACCGGTCCCCCAGCCGCTGCGCCAGCTCGCCCGCCGCTGGTCCCGTCACCTGGCGGCCGCGCAGACGGTGGCCGTCGTCGAACTCGGCGGCCGCACCGTCTCCCTCGGCGACCTGCTCGGTCACGAGTTCTCCGACAGCCCGTCGGTGATGTTCTCCAAGGACCGCTTCCACCCGTCGGCCGCGGGTTACGCGCGGGCCGCGTCGGCATTGCTGCCCAGCGTGCTCGACGCACTCGGCCAGGCCTCGCCGGACACCGGCCGCAAGCCCAACCGGCTGCGCGGTGAAGCCGTCCGTCCGGTGTCGTCGGCAGCGCGACGCGCCGCCAAGGATCCCGGGACCGAGGTGTCCGGTACCCAGGTCAAGGGCGTGGCACGCAACGTGCGCGGCCCGTGGGCGGTGCTGCTGCGCCGACACCGCCAACCACTGCCGGAGGAGAACGACGCGACCGGGTCCGACGCGGAGCCCGACGTCGAGGATGCCGCACCGTCGACCCCGGAGGAACCGGTCGCCGAGCCCGTGCACCACGACTCCGGCACCGACACCACCGCCGCACACTAG
- a CDS encoding HIT family protein yields MATETDCIFCKIIAGEIPSTKVAEDDSTYVFMDINPATRGHALVIPKRHTQDITTIDPADLAAVTVKAQEIAKRAKEVFAADGVNLLNCCGSAAWQTVFHFHLHVIPRYVDDGLIEPWKPGQGGDADVIAAAGAALRG; encoded by the coding sequence ATGGCCACCGAGACTGACTGCATCTTCTGCAAGATCATCGCGGGCGAGATCCCGTCGACCAAGGTCGCCGAGGACGACAGCACCTACGTGTTCATGGACATCAACCCGGCGACGCGAGGACACGCACTCGTCATACCCAAGCGCCATACGCAGGACATCACCACGATCGACCCGGCAGACCTGGCGGCCGTCACGGTCAAGGCGCAGGAGATCGCCAAGCGCGCCAAGGAGGTGTTCGCGGCCGACGGCGTCAACCTGCTCAACTGCTGCGGCTCCGCGGCCTGGCAGACGGTGTTCCACTTCCACCTGCACGTGATCCCGCGGTATGTCGACGACGGGCTCATCGAGCCCTGGAAGCCCGGCCAGGGCGGCGACGCCGACGTCATCGCGGCCGCCGGGGCAGCGCTGCGCGGCTGA
- a CDS encoding cystathionine beta-synthase encodes MKFAEHIVDLVGGTPLVRLSKVTEGIACTVLAKVEYVNPGGSVKDRIALRMIEAAEASGALRPGGTIVEPTSGNTGVGLALVAQRKGYRCIFVCPDKVSEDKRNVLKAYGAQVVVTPTSVPPEHPDSYYSVSDKLAAETPGGWKPDQYSNPEGPNSHYHSTGPEIWADTDGQLTSFVAGIGTGGTITGTGRYLREISADRAGGRVTIIGADPEGSVYSGGTGRPYLVEGVGEDMWPRAYDPSVVDEVIAVSDAESFAMTRRLAREEGLLVGGSCGMAVVAALRHAATLPAEATVVVLLPDSGRGYLSKIFDDEWMSSYGFLPGQAEEKTVGGVLAAKEGSMPALVHTHPNETIRDAIEILREYAVSQMPVVKAEPPVMAGEVAGSVSERELLDALYAGTAHLADPVERHMEAPLPMIGAGEHVAAARDLLSKHDALMVVQDGKPVGVLTRADLLNLLVD; translated from the coding sequence ATGAAGTTCGCTGAGCACATCGTGGATCTGGTGGGCGGCACGCCCTTGGTGCGATTGTCGAAGGTCACCGAGGGCATCGCCTGCACCGTCCTGGCCAAGGTCGAATACGTCAATCCCGGCGGGTCGGTCAAGGACCGCATCGCGTTGCGGATGATCGAAGCGGCGGAGGCCTCGGGAGCCCTGCGGCCGGGCGGCACGATCGTCGAGCCGACCTCGGGCAACACCGGCGTCGGTCTCGCCCTCGTGGCGCAGCGCAAGGGTTATCGGTGCATCTTCGTCTGCCCCGACAAGGTCAGCGAGGACAAGCGCAACGTGCTCAAGGCGTATGGCGCCCAGGTTGTCGTCACCCCGACGTCGGTCCCGCCCGAGCACCCCGACTCCTACTACAGCGTGTCCGACAAGCTCGCCGCGGAGACGCCGGGCGGCTGGAAGCCCGACCAGTACTCCAACCCGGAGGGTCCCAACTCCCACTACCACTCCACCGGTCCCGAGATCTGGGCCGACACCGACGGGCAGCTGACCTCGTTCGTGGCCGGCATCGGCACCGGCGGCACGATCACCGGGACCGGCCGCTACCTGCGCGAGATCTCGGCGGACCGTGCGGGCGGCCGGGTCACGATCATCGGCGCCGACCCGGAGGGTTCGGTCTACTCCGGCGGCACCGGGCGCCCCTACCTGGTGGAGGGTGTCGGTGAGGACATGTGGCCCCGCGCCTACGACCCCTCGGTCGTCGACGAGGTGATCGCGGTCAGCGACGCGGAGTCGTTCGCGATGACCCGCCGGCTGGCGCGTGAGGAGGGCCTGCTGGTCGGGGGATCCTGCGGTATGGCGGTGGTGGCGGCGCTGCGGCACGCGGCCACCCTGCCCGCGGAGGCGACGGTCGTCGTGCTGCTGCCCGACTCCGGCCGCGGCTACCTGTCCAAGATCTTCGACGACGAATGGATGAGCAGCTACGGCTTCCTGCCCGGCCAGGCCGAGGAGAAGACCGTCGGCGGGGTGCTCGCGGCCAAGGAGGGCAGCATGCCCGCGCTGGTGCACACCCACCCCAACGAGACGATCCGCGACGCCATCGAGATCCTGCGCGAATACGCGGTGTCCCAGATGCCCGTGGTCAAGGCCGAACCGCCGGTCATGGCGGGCGAGGTCGCCGGATCGGTGAGCGAGCGGGAGTTGCTCGACGCCCTGTATGCCGGCACGGCGCACCTCGCCGACCCGGTGGAGCGGCACATGGAGGCACCCCTGCCGATGATCGGCGCCGGCGAGCACGTCGCCGCCGCGCGGGACCTGTTGAGCAAGCACGACGCGCTGATGGTGGTCCAGGACGGGAAGCCGGTGGGTGTGTTGACCCGGGCGGACCTGCTGAACCTGCTCGTCGACTGA